One window of the Luteolibacter sp. Y139 genome contains the following:
- a CDS encoding 1-acyl-sn-glycerol-3-phosphate acyltransferase: protein MRRLRNDLPYTFRPPKPRAWFRPLGLFANRFYLQRKFAVTRLDDSGFDKVKELSRAGHAVLLAPNHADHSDPHVMTELVARYGMRSHFMAAREVFEISKLGSFALESMGVFSVDRDGPDLSAIKTAITLLEKSSDPLVIYPEGEIYHHHERLDPLHEGVASILLKAAARMKDGKEAFLVPVGIRFLHDPAVEASFCDRLSALEDRIGWTPRPAMPLDERIVRLGTGLLGLKEMEHTGETGRGRIQERLASLCDALLSIAEGRHGRDAKSVTAPERVRGQRYRIRKRLLDAEKPPTASERNDLLDDLDRVFTALQAHSYIGDYFLAEHTLDRRAETIMKLEEDLLGFPNYPAPRTARVIAGEPIPVSKMLVAEELPAKGGAAALTALLEERLGGLLV from the coding sequence ATGCGCCGGCTCCGCAATGACCTGCCCTACACCTTCCGGCCGCCAAAGCCGCGGGCGTGGTTCCGGCCACTCGGGTTGTTCGCCAATCGCTTCTACCTCCAACGGAAGTTCGCGGTCACCCGGCTGGATGATTCGGGCTTCGACAAGGTGAAGGAGCTTTCGCGCGCCGGTCATGCCGTGCTGCTGGCCCCGAATCACGCCGACCACTCGGATCCCCATGTGATGACCGAGCTGGTCGCGCGGTATGGGATGAGGTCGCATTTCATGGCGGCCCGCGAGGTTTTCGAGATCAGCAAGCTGGGGTCATTCGCGCTGGAGAGCATGGGTGTTTTCTCCGTCGACCGGGATGGCCCCGATCTGTCCGCCATCAAGACCGCCATCACTCTGTTGGAAAAGAGCAGCGATCCGCTGGTGATTTATCCCGAGGGGGAAATCTATCACCACCACGAGCGGCTCGATCCCTTGCACGAAGGTGTCGCGTCGATCCTGTTGAAAGCCGCCGCTCGGATGAAGGATGGCAAGGAGGCGTTCCTCGTGCCCGTGGGCATTCGCTTTCTCCACGATCCCGCCGTGGAGGCGAGCTTTTGCGATCGCTTGTCGGCGCTGGAGGACCGCATTGGTTGGACGCCGCGACCGGCGATGCCGCTTGACGAGCGGATCGTCCGGCTCGGCACCGGGCTGCTAGGCCTGAAGGAAATGGAGCACACCGGCGAAACCGGCCGCGGTCGCATCCAGGAGCGCCTCGCTTCGTTGTGCGATGCCTTGTTGTCGATCGCCGAGGGACGCCATGGTCGTGATGCGAAAAGCGTCACCGCTCCCGAACGTGTGCGTGGCCAGCGCTATCGCATCCGAAAGCGCCTCCTCGATGCCGAGAAGCCGCCGACCGCCAGCGAGCGAAATGATCTTCTCGATGATCTCGACCGGGTCTTCACCGCACTCCAGGCTCACAGCTACATCGGCGACTACTTCCTCGCCGAGCACACGCTCGACCGTCGCGCCGAGACGATCATGAAGCTGGAGGAGGACTTGCTGGGCTTCCCGAACTATCCGGCACCGCGCACCGCCCGCGTAATCGCCGGCGAGCCGATTCCGGTGAGCAAGATGCTTGTGGCAGAGGAACTCCCAGCGAAGGGAGGAGCCGCGGCGCTGACCGCTCTGTTAGAAGAACGGTTGGGCGGGCTGCTGGTGTGA